One region of Peribacillus simplex genomic DNA includes:
- a CDS encoding IS3 family transposase (programmed frameshift), translated as MSKNIYTEFQIKELEKNPNIISASERSISYSPEFKTKAVKEYKKGKAPSQIFIDQGINLEIIGKKQPKRCLQRWRSTFERFGEEGFLTERRGKGSTGRPTSKPQSVEDQLRKAEARIKFLEAENGLPKKAGRARKAGSEKEMILTAAEKFYLIERTIRIHQLKKAVSYLCKLAGVSRSGYYDWLKAAPYRELREEQDELDIELIRNIFISKKEKVGALQIKMIMENDYSAVMNHKKIRRLMTKYNLLAKIRRANPYRKMAKATKEHLTCPNLLNREFNQEVPGKVLLTDITYLYYGKGQKAYLSCVKDAATKEIVTYHLSTSLEMDIVYETLNKLKQAVCHEFHPSAILHSDQGFHYTHPLFQRKVKELGITQSMSRKGNCWDNAPMESFFGHFKDLAEYKTCTNLTDVKEEIDRVIEEYNEHRYQWGLRKMAPVQYRDHLLAA; from the exons ATGAGTAAGAATATATATACTGAATTTCAGATTAAAGAACTTGAAAAGAATCCAAATATCATTAGTGCTTCCGAGCGATCTATTTCCTATAGTCCGGAATTTAAAACAAAAGCTGTTAAGGAATATAAAAAGGGGAAAGCCCCCTCTCAAATTTTCATTGACCAGGGAATTAATCTCGAAATAATTGGAAAGAAACAACCCAAACGTTGTCTACAGCGCTGGCGTAGTACCTTTGAAAGGTTTGGTGAGGAAGGCTTCCTTACGGAACGCCGTGGAAAAGGAAGTACAGGACGCCCCACTTCCAAGCCACAGTCTGTAGAAGATCAACTTAGGAAGGCCGAGGCGAGAATCAAATTCCTTGAAGCAGAAAATG GACTTCCTAAAAAAGCTGGAAGAGCTAGAAAGGCAGGCTCTGAAAAAGAAATGATTCTAACTGCTGCTGAGAAGTTCTATCTGATTGAAAGGACGATCAGAATACACCAATTAAAGAAGGCTGTTTCTTATCTATGCAAATTGGCTGGTGTAAGTCGAAGTGGCTACTATGATTGGTTAAAGGCAGCTCCTTACCGTGAGCTTCGTGAAGAACAGGATGAATTGGACATAGAATTGATCAGAAATATTTTCATCAGTAAAAAGGAAAAAGTAGGCGCCCTCCAAATCAAAATGATTATGGAGAATGACTACTCGGCCGTCATGAATCATAAGAAAATCAGACGGTTGATGACAAAATATAATCTCCTAGCGAAAATCAGAAGGGCCAACCCGTATCGGAAGATGGCCAAGGCAACCAAGGAGCACCTTACTTGTCCAAACCTCCTTAATCGTGAATTCAATCAGGAGGTGCCAGGGAAGGTCCTGCTTACTGACATTACCTATCTTTATTATGGGAAAGGCCAAAAAGCGTATTTATCCTGCGTAAAAGATGCCGCCACAAAAGAAATCGTTACGTACCATTTATCTACTTCATTAGAAATGGATATCGTTTACGAGACTTTAAATAAGCTAAAGCAGGCTGTGTGTCACGAGTTCCATCCGAGTGCAATCCTTCATTCTGACCAGGGGTTCCATTACACCCATCCGCTATTTCAACGCAAAGTGAAGGAACTTGGGATAACCCAATCCATGTCCCGCAAGGGAAACTGTTGGGATAATGCGCCAATGGAAAGTTTCTTTGGCCACTTTAAGGATTTGGCAGAATATAAAACATGTACTAATTTAACGGATGTGAAGGAAGAAATTGATCGAGTTATTGAAGAATATAATGAACATCGTTATCAATGGGGGCTAAGGAAAATGGCCCCAGTACAATACCGGGACCATTTATTAGCTGCTTAG
- a CDS encoding BglG family transcription antiterminator: MYITSREKSIIELIIKTSGKHTAISIATQLNVSVRTVQRDLKSIEKILQSFELHLTRNTHEGLTIDGKNEQVFRLVQHLMGNHPIDQTPKERKLHLLLALLQEESYKTQVLAGDLGISITTLTTYLDELTEWLKNFNIVITRKRGVGIELAGTEENKRKAQAAYFLHFFNEELIESLFLLQEGKFPEAKILDYFDPEYLLAIDGVLFSTFNSVHSRLADSGYIGLIVHIYVTLQRNESQFFLEKDFKKIRELSDENNLMNKIGKELSTMLEVSFTIDDISYLAAILKGSKLHAADAVPYDSVVLGQLIRNLIKDVSAQLQIDLTKDFPLYQGLLAHMEPSLFRIKQEMGLYNPLTEDIKRKYPVLFLAVKTSLEKGFKEIKEFPEDEIAFIVLHFGSALVLREEEISIRALIVCPTGIGTSKMLASRIKKEIIEIETVEIKTIKDIQQQGSLKNYDVIISTVRLPYIDMDYILVSPLLSEDNILNIRNYLRKNIENFTKNKRYGSHSAHSLPKKEDGELKEVLQELKDAQQSIESIMDNFRFYRLPHLKGHPEIIEEMVRMAENESLLMGADDVIESLNEREKKGGLGIPGTGMGLFHTRHKNVKELIFQVAHLEEYRLVKGMDGNDVHMKNLLLMLAPEELSVKQQEIVSLISSSLIESNESIMIFSSSDEEMINRRLEAVFLDYLYTNLIKG; encoded by the coding sequence ATGTATATTACTTCAAGGGAAAAATCAATCATAGAATTGATCATAAAAACTTCCGGGAAACATACGGCCATTTCCATTGCGACACAACTGAATGTGAGTGTCCGGACTGTTCAACGTGATCTGAAGTCCATAGAAAAAATCCTGCAATCATTTGAGTTGCATTTAACACGCAATACGCATGAGGGACTGACCATAGACGGGAAGAATGAACAAGTCTTTCGGCTTGTACAGCATCTGATGGGAAATCATCCAATCGATCAAACGCCAAAAGAAAGAAAGTTGCATCTCCTGTTAGCTTTACTGCAGGAAGAATCATATAAAACTCAAGTTCTTGCGGGGGATCTCGGTATAAGCATTACGACTCTTACAACATATTTGGACGAACTGACTGAATGGTTAAAGAATTTTAATATCGTGATTACGAGAAAAAGGGGAGTCGGAATAGAGCTTGCCGGCACTGAAGAAAATAAACGGAAAGCCCAAGCAGCCTATTTTTTGCACTTTTTTAATGAAGAGCTGATTGAAAGTTTATTTTTGTTGCAAGAAGGAAAATTCCCAGAAGCGAAAATCCTCGACTATTTCGATCCCGAATATCTTCTGGCTATCGATGGGGTGCTGTTTTCCACTTTTAACAGTGTCCATTCTCGTTTGGCGGATAGCGGGTATATAGGGTTAATAGTACATATTTATGTAACCCTGCAAAGGAATGAAAGCCAATTTTTTTTGGAGAAGGACTTCAAGAAAATAAGGGAACTTTCCGATGAGAATAATCTCATGAATAAAATAGGCAAGGAACTCAGCACCATGCTGGAAGTCTCTTTTACCATCGATGATATAAGCTACCTGGCAGCCATCCTTAAAGGTTCCAAGCTTCATGCGGCTGATGCCGTTCCATATGACAGTGTGGTATTAGGCCAGCTGATAAGGAACCTGATAAAAGATGTTTCGGCACAACTGCAAATCGATTTGACCAAGGATTTCCCATTGTATCAAGGGCTCCTTGCCCATATGGAACCGTCACTTTTCCGGATCAAACAGGAAATGGGATTGTACAACCCCTTAACCGAAGATATTAAACGAAAGTATCCGGTTCTCTTTTTGGCAGTGAAGACAAGTCTGGAAAAAGGATTCAAAGAAATAAAAGAATTTCCTGAAGATGAAATAGCCTTCATCGTCCTGCATTTCGGATCTGCATTAGTGCTGCGGGAGGAAGAAATATCAATAAGGGCACTCATCGTTTGCCCGACAGGTATCGGTACGTCGAAGATGCTTGCAAGCCGGATCAAAAAAGAAATCATCGAAATCGAGACTGTAGAAATCAAGACGATCAAAGACATCCAGCAGCAAGGCAGCCTGAAAAACTATGATGTGATCATTTCTACCGTTCGTCTTCCATATATTGATATGGATTATATCCTCGTATCCCCTCTTTTGAGTGAAGATAATATATTGAACATCAGGAATTATTTAAGGAAGAATATCGAAAACTTCACGAAGAATAAGCGTTATGGCAGTCATTCAGCCCATAGCCTGCCCAAAAAAGAGGATGGCGAATTGAAAGAAGTGCTGCAGGAATTGAAAGATGCCCAGCAGAGCATCGAGTCAATCATGGATAATTTCCGGTTTTATCGGCTGCCGCATCTAAAAGGACATCCAGAAATCATCGAAGAAATGGTCAGGATGGCTGAAAATGAATCACTGCTAATGGGTGCGGATGATGTAATCGAATCCTTGAACGAACGGGAAAAAAAAGGTGGTTTAGGCATTCCTGGCACTGGAATGGGCCTTTTCCATACGAGACACAAGAATGTGAAAGAACTGATATTCCAGGTGGCCCACCTGGAGGAATATCGTCTGGTCAAAGGTATGGATGGAAATGACGTCCATATGAAAAATTTACTGCTGATGCTGGCACCTGAAGAATTGAGTGTGAAGCAACAGGAAATCGTCAGCTTAATAAGCTCAAGCTTAATTGAAAGCAATGAATCCATCATGATTTTTTCATCTTCGGACGAAGAAATGATTAACAGAAGGCTGGAAGCCGTATTTTTGGACTATTTATATACTAACTTGATAAAGGGATGA
- a CDS encoding VOC family protein: protein MENFHQKPVTFVGEVSINVLDLKNAITFYQDIIGLQVLKKTERQAVLTTDGKTPLLTLEQPADVIPKEGRTTGLYHFALLLPTRADLSIFLRHLLQTKYPFGAADHEVSEALYITDPDGNGIEVYSDRPSTDWRWADGEVAMGTDPLDGNDLLEKSSGEWSALPASTLMGHIHLHVSDLRKTEEFYMQGLGFTVVNRYGGALFTSTGGYHHHIGLNTWNGVGAPAPKENSVGLNWYTLVFADEDARNKVREQLKEIGAVVTEKEEFFSVTDPSGNEIHLVV, encoded by the coding sequence ATGGAGAATTTTCATCAAAAACCAGTAACTTTTGTTGGCGAAGTCAGTATTAATGTTTTGGATTTGAAAAATGCCATCACTTTTTATCAAGATATCATCGGTCTTCAAGTATTGAAGAAAACAGAAAGGCAAGCTGTTTTAACGACAGACGGAAAAACCCCGTTGCTTACTCTTGAGCAGCCTGCTGATGTGATTCCGAAAGAAGGGCGGACGACGGGTTTATATCACTTTGCCCTTTTACTGCCGACCCGTGCAGACTTATCGATTTTTTTACGCCATTTACTTCAAACGAAATATCCATTTGGAGCGGCGGATCATGAAGTGAGTGAAGCGCTGTACATTACCGATCCGGACGGCAATGGCATCGAAGTATACTCTGACCGGCCATCCACCGATTGGAGATGGGCTGATGGGGAGGTTGCGATGGGCACGGATCCGTTGGATGGAAATGACCTTCTGGAAAAAAGTAGTGGCGAGTGGAGTGCACTGCCTGCAAGTACATTAATGGGACATATTCACCTGCATGTATCAGATTTACGTAAAACGGAGGAGTTTTACATGCAAGGTCTTGGGTTTACCGTCGTGAATAGATATGGAGGAGCGCTCTTCACTTCCACCGGGGGATATCATCACCACATCGGGTTGAACACATGGAATGGCGTTGGCGCCCCTGCTCCAAAGGAAAATAGTGTGGGGCTGAACTGGTATACCCTCGTTTTTGCAGATGAAGATGCGAGAAACAAAGTAAGGGAGCAACTTAAAGAAATCGGGGCTGTCGTCACGGAAAAAGAAGAGTTTTTCAGTGTAACAGATCCATCAGGCAATGAGATTCATTTAGTCGTCTGA
- a CDS encoding helix-turn-helix transcriptional regulator — MRYSPIIQKTIEYIENSLQDELSLENIARFAGFSKFHYHRIFHKEVGVTVSEYIRYRRIANAANMLLYTDEKIIDIALYYRFETQESFTRSFKKYYDLPPGQYRKLVSKLTLQKEEMTMKNEQLLKGWNLSGSHPFNYQMGIDRETFHKGQASGFLKSVTAESKEEFATMMQQFKAENYLGKRMKLSGFLKSKGVDGFCGLWMRVDNALQDVLQFDNMGNRPIVNDTEWNHYYIVLDVPENSAIISFGVLLSGRGQVWIDELEFEEVSIDTPTTNIDYGCDLLDGPENLSFEE, encoded by the coding sequence ATGAGATATAGCCCCATCATCCAAAAAACGATTGAATATATAGAGAATAGCTTACAAGACGAATTATCCTTGGAGAACATCGCACGGTTCGCAGGTTTTTCGAAGTTTCATTATCATCGTATTTTTCACAAGGAGGTTGGCGTGACCGTATCGGAATATATTCGATATCGAAGAATTGCCAATGCAGCTAACATGCTGCTTTATACCGATGAAAAAATAATCGATATTGCTTTATATTACCGCTTTGAAACACAGGAATCCTTTACTCGTTCATTCAAGAAATATTATGACCTGCCGCCAGGGCAATATCGGAAACTCGTAAGTAAACTAACCTTGCAAAAGGAGGAAATGACGATGAAAAACGAACAATTATTAAAAGGCTGGAATTTAAGCGGGAGTCATCCATTCAATTATCAAATGGGAATTGACCGGGAGACATTCCATAAAGGCCAGGCATCAGGATTCCTGAAATCCGTCACTGCCGAATCCAAGGAGGAATTTGCTACGATGATGCAGCAATTCAAGGCGGAAAATTACCTTGGTAAAAGAATGAAACTGTCGGGTTTTTTAAAATCAAAAGGTGTTGATGGATTTTGTGGTTTATGGATGAGGGTGGATAATGCGCTCCAGGATGTTTTGCAATTCGACAATATGGGGAATCGGCCCATCGTCAACGATACGGAATGGAACCATTATTATATTGTCCTGGATGTGCCCGAAAACAGTGCCATCATTTCATTCGGGGTCCTTCTTTCAGGGCGCGGCCAAGTATGGATCGATGAACTGGAATTCGAGGAAGTCAGTATCGATACACCAACGACCAATATAGATTACGGCTGTGACCTTTTGGACGGACCGGAAAATTTATCATTTGAAGAATAA
- a CDS encoding FMN-dependent NADH-azoreductase yields MGFLSRLFGNKETAAGENGQMTKVLFVKVNDRPADQAISSKMYDTFLETYKETHRTDEVTELDLFKEELPYYGNTAITGLYKRNQGLELTAEEEKAANLVDQYLNQFLAMDKVVFAFPLWNATVPAPLITYLSYLAQAGKMFNYTAEGPVGYAGDKKVMLLNARGSDYALEGMASAEMAVNLVKNIISLWGINNPEAVVIEGHNQYPDRTQKIIADGLENVAKAAETF; encoded by the coding sequence ATGGGATTCTTAAGTAGATTATTTGGAAATAAAGAAACCGCGGCAGGGGAGAATGGACAAATGACAAAAGTATTATTCGTTAAAGTGAATGATCGTCCAGCAGATCAGGCAATCAGCTCGAAAATGTATGACACATTTTTAGAAACATATAAAGAGACACACCGTACAGATGAAGTGACCGAGTTGGATTTATTTAAAGAAGAACTCCCTTACTATGGGAATACAGCCATTACTGGTTTGTATAAACGCAACCAGGGTCTTGAACTGACAGCCGAAGAGGAAAAAGCGGCAAATCTGGTTGACCAATATTTAAATCAATTCCTAGCCATGGATAAAGTGGTATTCGCTTTCCCTCTATGGAACGCAACCGTTCCTGCACCGCTGATCACATACCTTTCCTATTTGGCACAAGCAGGTAAAATGTTCAATTATACGGCGGAGGGACCAGTTGGGTATGCTGGCGATAAAAAGGTCATGCTATTGAATGCCCGCGGTTCGGATTATGCATTGGAAGGAATGGCTTCTGCTGAAATGGCAGTGAATTTAGTTAAAAATATCATTAGCCTGTGGGGAATCAACAATCCGGAGGCAGTGGTCATTGAAGGACATAATCAGTATCCGGATCGGACTCAAAAAATCATCGCGGATGGTTTGGAAAACGTTGCAAAAGCGGCTGAAACATTCTGA
- a CDS encoding PTS mannitol transporter subunit IICBA: protein MAHFNIKVAVQKFGNFLSSMVMPNISAFIAWGLITALFIPSGFLPNESLAKMVTPMVTFLLPLLIGYTGGKLIHDHRGGVVGAIATMGVIVGSDIPMFLGAMIMGPFGGYAIKKFDQLIEGKIKAGFEMLVNNFSAGILGGLLSILSFLAIGPAVDVFTGWLVAGVDWLVGTGLLPLTSILIEPAKVLFLNNAINHGVLSPIGVEQVKQTGSSILFLLESNPGPGIGVLLAYCFFGKGTAKKSAPGAAIIHFFGGIHEIYFPYILMKPMLFLAVILGGMSGVFTLVLLGGGLFAPASPGSILAITAVTPHNAGAYIANFAGVIVAALVSFIVGAFVLKTGKQSEENIEDAAKKMQEMKGKKSSVADVFASDPGTMPTNVSKIIFACDAGMGSSAMGASLLRKKVKEAGLNITVTNTAISNIPADAQIVITQEELTPRAQNKVPNAYHVSVDNFLSSPEYDSLLARLQDDGLDELHEIVEDAEEKVPGVREHSIEPGINEDEQDDNELLREENVFLNQQFANKEEAIRFAGRALVNAGYVKESYIEAMIARDELTSTYMGNDVAIPHGTEEAKKDVLKSGFTVLQIPDGVDFDGQKARLIFGIAGKDGTHLEILSGIAVTCSEMENIEKMVKATSARELMDIIDVGNN, encoded by the coding sequence ATGGCTCACTTTAATATAAAGGTTGCCGTTCAAAAATTCGGTAACTTTCTAAGTTCAATGGTCATGCCGAATATATCAGCTTTCATAGCATGGGGGTTAATCACTGCCCTATTCATACCATCTGGTTTCCTGCCAAATGAAAGCCTTGCCAAAATGGTTACACCAATGGTTACGTTTTTACTGCCGCTTTTAATTGGTTATACAGGTGGTAAGCTAATCCATGACCATAGAGGTGGCGTAGTTGGTGCCATTGCGACAATGGGTGTCATCGTTGGTTCTGACATCCCGATGTTCCTTGGTGCAATGATAATGGGACCGTTCGGCGGTTATGCCATCAAGAAATTCGATCAACTGATTGAAGGGAAAATAAAAGCCGGCTTTGAAATGCTTGTAAATAATTTCTCGGCGGGGATACTTGGGGGCTTATTATCCATTCTATCCTTCTTGGCCATCGGGCCTGCTGTAGACGTATTTACAGGATGGCTTGTAGCAGGAGTCGATTGGCTTGTCGGTACAGGTTTACTGCCTTTGACAAGTATCCTGATCGAGCCTGCCAAGGTATTGTTCTTGAACAATGCCATTAATCATGGTGTACTATCACCAATCGGTGTAGAGCAAGTAAAACAAACAGGGTCTTCCATCTTGTTCCTCCTGGAATCTAATCCTGGTCCAGGTATTGGCGTACTGCTTGCCTATTGCTTTTTTGGAAAAGGTACTGCGAAGAAATCGGCGCCGGGAGCTGCCATCATTCATTTCTTCGGCGGGATCCATGAAATTTATTTCCCTTATATCCTAATGAAACCGATGTTATTCTTAGCGGTCATTCTTGGAGGCATGAGTGGGGTTTTCACTTTGGTGCTTTTAGGCGGAGGATTGTTCGCTCCAGCTTCTCCAGGAAGCATACTTGCCATTACAGCAGTAACTCCGCATAATGCGGGCGCATATATTGCTAACTTTGCAGGCGTGATCGTAGCCGCCCTTGTTTCATTCATCGTCGGTGCATTCGTCTTGAAAACAGGAAAGCAATCTGAAGAGAATATTGAAGATGCCGCGAAAAAAATGCAAGAAATGAAAGGCAAGAAAAGCTCTGTTGCTGATGTATTCGCTTCAGATCCAGGAACGATGCCGACAAACGTCAGCAAAATAATATTTGCCTGTGATGCTGGGATGGGATCAAGTGCGATGGGAGCTTCGCTGCTTCGTAAGAAGGTGAAGGAAGCCGGATTGAATATCACCGTGACCAATACAGCGATCTCGAACATTCCTGCTGATGCACAAATCGTCATAACACAGGAAGAGTTAACTCCAAGGGCACAGAATAAAGTGCCGAATGCTTATCATGTATCCGTCGATAATTTCCTATCGAGCCCTGAATACGATTCATTGCTTGCACGTCTTCAGGATGACGGCCTTGACGAGCTGCATGAAATCGTCGAAGATGCTGAAGAGAAGGTTCCCGGTGTTCGTGAACATTCAATTGAACCTGGCATCAACGAAGATGAACAGGATGATAATGAATTGCTTCGCGAAGAAAACGTCTTCCTTAATCAACAATTCGCCAATAAGGAAGAAGCGATCCGCTTTGCGGGAAGAGCTTTGGTCAATGCAGGGTACGTTAAGGAAAGCTATATTGAAGCAATGATTGCCCGTGATGAATTGACTTCAACCTATATGGGGAATGATGTAGCCATTCCGCACGGAACCGAGGAAGCGAAGAAAGATGTCCTTAAATCTGGATTTACCGTTCTACAAATTCCTGATGGTGTTGACTTTGACGGCCAAAAGGCACGATTGATATTCGGCATTGCCGGCAAGGACGGAACACATCTTGAAATTCTATCTGGCATTGCGGTTACCTGCTCTGAGATGGAGAATATCGAAAAGATGGTTAAAGCCACATCAGCCAGGGAATTGATGGATATTATAGATGTCGGAAATAATTAA
- a CDS encoding CitMHS family transporter gives MLALLGYLMIVVFMILIMTGRLSAMIALIAVPSAFALIGGFGGKMGEMALEGIKGVAPTGIMILFAILFFGILIDAGVFDPIINTILRLVKGDPVKIAIGTAVLALLISLDGDGTTTYMITISAMLPLYKRIGMRPLVLAGIAVSSSGVMNLLPWGGPTARVMTALKLEMSDVFTPVIPAMIGGVLFVLFMAYCLGKKERKRIGIIEVDYHAVAQHAAATEDAYIKRPKLIIFNYALTLTLLVALIMELMPSAVLFMIGFAIAITVNYPKLSDQKERVANYADNALSVVSMIFAAGVFTGILAGTEMVDAMANSLIQHIPDQMGAHFAVITAIISAPFTFFMSNDAFYYGVLPLLAKAGAAYGIDPALIGRASLLGLPVHLLSPLVPSTYLLIGMVGEDFGALQRTFLKWACGSTLVMIVVAVLLGIIPL, from the coding sequence ATGCTCGCTTTATTAGGATACCTGATGATAGTAGTGTTTATGATTTTAATTATGACAGGGCGACTTTCAGCCATGATAGCTTTGATTGCAGTACCAAGTGCCTTCGCACTTATTGGCGGGTTTGGCGGTAAAATGGGTGAGATGGCGTTGGAAGGGATCAAAGGTGTAGCTCCAACTGGGATCATGATTTTATTTGCGATTCTTTTCTTTGGCATTTTGATCGATGCTGGAGTTTTTGATCCAATCATCAATACGATCCTTAGGCTTGTAAAAGGAGATCCAGTCAAAATTGCCATCGGCACAGCCGTCCTGGCCTTGCTCATTTCCTTGGATGGAGATGGTACGACAACATATATGATAACGATTTCTGCCATGCTTCCGCTATATAAACGGATTGGAATGAGACCGCTTGTATTGGCCGGTATTGCCGTTTCGTCATCTGGTGTAATGAATCTTCTTCCTTGGGGAGGCCCTACAGCACGGGTGATGACCGCTTTGAAACTTGAAATGTCCGATGTTTTCACCCCTGTCATTCCTGCGATGATTGGCGGAGTCCTATTCGTCCTTTTCATGGCATATTGCCTGGGTAAAAAAGAAAGAAAGAGAATTGGGATCATAGAGGTCGATTATCATGCTGTTGCACAGCATGCCGCAGCAACGGAAGATGCTTATATTAAGCGTCCAAAATTGATTATATTCAATTACGCATTGACTCTTACCTTGCTGGTGGCGCTGATAATGGAACTTATGCCTTCAGCGGTTCTGTTCATGATAGGTTTTGCCATTGCCATTACGGTTAATTATCCGAAACTCAGTGATCAAAAAGAACGTGTGGCAAACTATGCGGACAATGCTTTATCTGTCGTTTCGATGATTTTTGCGGCAGGTGTCTTTACTGGGATCCTTGCAGGTACGGAAATGGTGGATGCCATGGCAAACTCTTTGATTCAGCACATTCCAGATCAAATGGGTGCACATTTTGCCGTCATTACGGCCATCATCTCAGCACCTTTCACGTTCTTCATGTCTAATGACGCATTTTATTATGGAGTACTCCCATTACTTGCCAAAGCGGGAGCTGCTTATGGAATTGACCCTGCTTTGATTGGTAGAGCTTCACTTTTAGGATTGCCTGTCCATCTATTAAGCCCGCTTGTTCCATCTACTTATCTATTGATTGGAATGGTAGGGGAAGATTTCGGGGCATTGCAGCGCACTTTCCTGAAATGGGCATGCGGATCGACGCTTGTCATGATAGTGGTAGCAGTCCTATTGGGAATCATCCCACTATAA
- a CDS encoding mannitol-1-phosphate 5-dehydrogenase, whose translation MKQAVHFGAGNIGRGFIGALFSQSGYHVTFVDIADQIIDQLNDKKQYQVKLATDQQESVTVENVSGLNSLKQEEEIIKAISEATYLTTAIGPNILPHIAPLIAKGLASRVKETDEKLYVIACENQISATDLLEGYILENLDQDTKEKLADKVYFFNSAVDRIVPIQNNEGSLDVLVEPYYEWVVETNESVPAVEGMTIVKELAPFIERKLFTVNTGHAVIAYLGYLKNKKSTIDQSLEDTGIVEQVKKTLGETGAYLIKQYGLDADEHQQYIEKIINRFKNSYLNDSVNRVGRSPLRKLGPNDRLVRPAVEAKKAGLSYTNLAKAIAAALLFDFNEDEEALKLQTMIKEHGIATTLKEVSGLDENSEITKEVINHYNDLKK comes from the coding sequence ATGAAACAAGCAGTACATTTCGGTGCAGGAAATATTGGAAGAGGATTTATCGGAGCACTCTTTTCACAATCTGGATATCATGTGACTTTTGTGGACATAGCCGATCAAATCATCGATCAGTTAAATGATAAAAAGCAATATCAAGTCAAACTGGCTACTGATCAACAAGAATCCGTAACAGTAGAAAATGTTTCGGGATTAAACAGCTTAAAGCAGGAAGAGGAAATCATAAAGGCAATTTCCGAAGCAACCTACCTTACCACTGCTATCGGTCCCAATATTTTGCCTCATATCGCTCCCTTAATTGCAAAAGGGTTAGCCTCAAGGGTGAAGGAAACCGATGAAAAATTATATGTGATCGCTTGTGAAAACCAAATATCGGCAACAGACCTTTTAGAAGGGTACATTCTAGAAAACTTGGATCAAGATACAAAAGAAAAACTAGCCGATAAAGTATACTTCTTTAACTCAGCAGTCGATCGCATCGTTCCTATCCAAAATAACGAAGGATCACTCGATGTTTTGGTGGAACCTTATTATGAATGGGTCGTTGAAACGAATGAAAGCGTTCCTGCCGTGGAAGGGATGACCATTGTAAAAGAACTCGCTCCATTCATTGAGAGAAAACTGTTCACCGTTAATACAGGACATGCCGTTATTGCTTACCTCGGCTATCTCAAAAATAAAAAATCGACGATTGACCAATCATTGGAAGACACAGGCATTGTAGAGCAAGTCAAGAAAACCCTAGGGGAAACGGGTGCTTATTTAATAAAGCAATACGGTTTGGACGCAGATGAGCATCAACAGTATATCGAAAAAATCATTAATCGATTTAAAAACTCCTACCTGAATGACTCGGTGAATAGAGTCGGCCGTTCACCGCTGCGTAAGCTCGGGCCAAACGACCGTCTCGTGCGCCCTGCCGTAGAAGCTAAAAAAGCCGGACTTTCCTATACTAATCTGGCAAAGGCGATAGCCGCCGCTTTACTCTTTGATTTTAACGAAGATGAAGAAGCCCTTAAACTGCAAACGATGATCAAAGAACACGGTATAGCTACCACACTTAAAGAAGTTAGCGGATTGGACGAAAATAGCGAAATAACCAAAGAAGTTATCAATCACTACAACGACTTGAAAAAATAA
- a CDS encoding DoxX family protein, whose translation MNRNEAGQVFLRVILGLTFFIHGVSKFQGGIGNTAGFFDSLGIPGFMAYIVASIELIGGLAVILGLGTRIVSVLFVVIMTGAIFTAKLPAGFLGNGQAAGYELDLALLAMSVYLVCANRTVLSLDNMIFNKKGK comes from the coding sequence ATGAATAGAAATGAAGCAGGTCAAGTTTTTTTACGGGTGATCTTAGGTCTTACTTTTTTCATTCACGGCGTTTCAAAGTTTCAAGGGGGCATAGGAAACACGGCGGGATTTTTTGATAGCCTTGGTATTCCTGGGTTCATGGCATACATCGTTGCAAGTATCGAATTGATTGGAGGACTTGCGGTTATACTGGGTTTGGGAACACGAATCGTTTCCGTGCTGTTTGTGGTCATTATGACGGGGGCGATTTTCACGGCTAAATTACCTGCTGGTTTTCTTGGAAACGGGCAAGCGGCGGGCTACGAACTGGACTTGGCATTACTAGCCATGTCTGTATATCTAGTGTGTGCAAACCGAACTGTTCTTTCTTTGGATAACATGATTTTCAATAAAAAAGGGAAGTGA